Below is a window of Maylandia zebra isolate NMK-2024a linkage group LG19, Mzebra_GT3a, whole genome shotgun sequence DNA.
TGTGGAAGACCGATGACTCCACACATTGACCAATACTCATTGGTCTGAGTATCAGTGGTTCCAGTGAGAGCTGCCAAACAATCCTTATTATGCTGGCAAAGATCTAATCAATCATGATCACTAAAGGTAACAGGCCTTGGGCTCGTTGAGTCGACCTTCAGCAGAacttattaaaagatttaagtgaatgtgtttCCATGTGATTCACATCATTTTTATGCTCGTCTAACCTTTCAGTGACTCCCTTTGAGCTGTGAATGAGTGCATCCCCATCTGAGTAGAGGATGAAGCTGATCAGAGATCAGTATGTGTTAGTTTGCAGTGAGTCTTCCCTTTCATGTGTTTTAAATCATATAACTCTcagcacattttattttgaaggcgtGGCATTGAGCGTTTTTTTGAGGGGGAGTTTTGGTAGAGAAGACCGTGTGAGAACAAAGACAGGAGCTCAGGAAGTTGAGCATTTAGTCACCAGAGCGATGGCTGGAGGGTGGAGGCTGAgcgctgtgctgctgctgagtgAGTTTTGTTAAAGAACTTTTAAAAAAGCTTCCTGGAAGCAGAGCGTGTGTGCTCTTTATGACGAAGGGGAAAGTATTTTTATGTGGTGAATGTCCGTGTGATTGTGAGAGGAGCACGCCGAGGGTGAGATTGCGTCACTCGGTATCCAGTCAGCCTTCGACAGCTTTCACTGTCTTTACTTAAATTTACTCGAGCAGTGATCCGATCTTGTTTTACTAACAACCTCGGGAAGGTAACACTAACATGTTTCCTGTTGTGTAATCTGCACTGCAGTTATTTCCACGTGTCTGTGGCTGGATTCATCGCCGCGTCCTAAACTGACgattatctgtttttctttagagGAAGTTTAGTTTAGTGTAGCAGAGGAGGTTTCGTTCAGATTTTTACAGTTTGGTTCAGGTTGGTCTAAaggtctacacacacacacacacacactcactcactcactcactcacgtgtgtatgtgtgtgtgtgtgcttgtttgaCAACAGAAAACCAACACGAGTCACGAGCCAGACGAGTCACAAGATCAGGCCATATTACATCATTTCCTAGACATGACACTTCCCTGCGGGCCCACCTTTCTGTTCCAAAACTTGAACATCCGGATATTTGACTTtgtcagtgatttaaaaaaaagattttaaagaaaTTGAGCTTTGTACAGagtgcaggtttccccaaacaCTCTGAGTTATTACTGCTATAGTGACCAAGTGACCTTTTTTTATGCGACTGCGTAGCATTTTTATCAGCTGCCCCTCCTCCCACATGAGACAATGTTTACAAATGTTAACACGCCTGACAAATACACAAAGAAGGGACTCACAAGGATCAGAATGACTAACACACTGTAAGCTGACCAAAGCTAAAAGTAAACTAAAACTGATTCACTCAGGTTTAAAAATGGGTCATTCATCTCCACAGGATGTAGTTAATCTGTTAATTGTTGTTATTTAAGCTCAGCAGAGAGCTCGTCTTTGGCATCagctaaaaaaaacagcttcatAACAATAACTCTGGCCTCAGACCACAAATATAAACTTCCAAACTTTATGCAAACTGCACTCAGTACACTGTTGTATGGATTATGCAAAAACATGCGCCCTGCATAGTGTTTCTTTATTTGATATAAATCAGTTGCATGTAACTGTCTCACCTGAGCACACTCTTTGCCTCGACGGTTATATTTAAATGTACAACATGCTTAATAacgtttgcatttatttataaagctcACTGTAATTGGTCAGAATAAAGAAACCTCATCTTTCTGTTCCTAGGTGTGTTCGTGCAGGCTTTGAGCGGGCAGCCAGTGAAGTGCACCGTCTCCCATGATGGTGGCACGACCACGTACGCCCTCCAGACCGAGTTTTCTGACAAGGATGTGCAGAAGCCCGAGTTCTCGTGGTTTAACATCTCCGTGAGTGACCTCTCACATATATGTTCTCTTATATATATCATAAACTTTAAAGGGTTCCAtgtaatttgtatttattcGGGATTTTGTCGCATGACAGGctgatcatttttatttgttttcatttgctgACTTTAGAAATACGTCCTCGCCAACCACCTCGATCAAATTGCTGTGGTGATAAGTCGCAGCTTCAACGCTCTCACTATCAGAGCTTGCATCGAAAACCTTTTCTGTGAAGGACACGTCAACTCCAAGGTACAACCCTCCAAATATGAGAAAAAACTTTATTCCACACTGGAGGGAAAAAACTTGCCTGTGTTATCGGACGTGTTGTAGTGTGAATAGTGCTGTTTGCTCAAGAGAGGTTGAGTTTACTCTGCAAATCTGCTAATcacaaaataaatatgcagGGAAAACAATCCTGTCAGCAGTACTTCATCCTAATAACtgtctctttttgttttccGTAGGGGAAACCTCTCGACTACACGGCCAACTGCACCAGTGAGTATCGCTGCCCCGTCCTCACATTGTGtctggtttttgttttcatcaatTTTGAAGTAAAATATGAATTTCTCGTGTTCTTTTGCAGCCGTCTGCCCTCCCGTAGCTTTGCCCGGAGACCAAGGTGAAAAAAACAGTCAGTATTTAtgtcactgtgtctgtgtgtcactAAAAGAGACGAAACTGAAATGAAACGTGATTAAATCACAGGAATGTTTGGCAGCGTCTGCATGTTTTCACACGTGATGAACAAATACAGGAAAGGGCCTCATTATTAGATAACACATATCTGTAACACCAGTTACAGTGGAGAGATCAAACTTTGTTACACTAGTACTTTTTACCCGctctatttatttatgacaTCATCTTTAAATAACAGTGTTGCATGCTGTGTGACGTCCCATTCAGGCTATTTAAGAGAGGTAATAAACTCTGAGAACGTGACTGTTTTTATTAGCTGTGAATAATTT
It encodes the following:
- the LOC143413992 gene encoding uncharacterized protein LOC143413992 isoform X2, producing MAGGWRLSAVLLLSVFVQALSGQPVKCTVSHDGGTTTYALQTEFSDKDVQKPEFSWFNISKYVLANHLDQIAVVISRSFNALTIRACIENLFCEGHVNSKGKPLDYTANCTTVCPPVALPGDQGNSHHWIIPVIVIVIVIVIALACIILCCRNENLRRCRCGQTRGLYIVGKKEAAKPEIV
- the LOC143413992 gene encoding uncharacterized protein LOC143413992 isoform X1, with translation MAGGWRLSAVLLLSVFVQALSGQPVKCTVSHDGGTTTYALQTEFSDKDVQKPEFSWFNISKYVLANHLDQIAVVISRSFNALTIRACIENLFCEGHVNSKGKPLDYTANCTTVCPPVALPGDQGEKNRNSHHWIIPVIVIVIVIVIALACIILCCRNENLRRCRCGQTRGLYIVGKKEAAKPEIV